CATCTCCATCTGATGGTGTTTCATAATGTAGGCCAGCATCTCCCTCCAATCATAGCCATCCGGAATGGCAATGGTGGTGACGGAGGGGAGCCTTAAGTCCTGCAGGACATGTCACAAAATGACTCTGGTCAGTTGTAGTGTTGTATCTCTTGTAGATAagctttttgttgttcttgtgaacaaaacaaaacaccaagcatgttgttttgttttatgtctgtcGCACCTGTTCAGGGATGAAGAGCTTGAAGCCCAAGTCCTCCAGCCCTCTATATAGGTAGGCTGCCACCTCCTTGTGTTTCTTCCAGGACTCCTCCAGCCCCTAGAGGGAGACAAAGATCGATGGAGGTATGTGTGAAAGTTAGAAGTTGGCTGTGCCAACTCAAAACTACTGCAGTATTACAGAGGCAAACTCAGAGAGctatgtttcattttcatttttaacactgCTTCATCCTTCCTCGCGATTCAATGGTGTTTGGAATAAAGACGTTGACACATTGCTGCCAATATAAGTGACTGGCATAATTGGAGACAAAACTAAATCAAGAGTGTGCCCCCAGCACGGCCCACATTATGTACCAGTTGTCTTAAGAAGGTTCTGACAAATGTTATGTAAGTATTTAAATTGTTACACTAGAAGTTGTCAATATCTTTCATCAAAGTATCCATAACAAGTTGTAAAATTATCCCTGACCTTCTCAGCAAGAACTGCCAGACTCTCTCTCAGGGCAAAGAATCCAGACACTGGACCAGTGTGGTGGTATCTAAAACCCAGAGCAAACATGATTAAATATCCAGCACAGTGACACCCACcatttctttcaaaaacttGAATCATAATAGTCAAGAATGTAAACATCCAATGTGTTTTAGTCTAGTTCTAACAGAGTTTAAGCAAGGTCAAGGTGATATGAAGAGAGAGGATAAACTCAGTTGGCTGTAATGGACTTACACTCTGGCTGGTTGGCCGTCGCAACCCCAGTAGTTGGACAAATGAGTCATATCAAAGAGGTAGGAGACAGGTTTGGTTTTCCTGTTAAACATCTTGTGGCTGTGAAGGGTAACAGAGAGTCAAAGAGATGATTGCTTGATCTGatttttgtatgcatttgtgACAATTTAGGACTTGTACATGGAAACATGCATGCAGAAAGTCCCTACTCACCATGCTCTGTCATTAAAGGAGATAGGTGCTGTGCCAGGAGGTGCATTCAGAGCCTTCTGAGAGCCAGTATACAGGATGTCAATATCTGGTAGCACAAAGAGAAGCAGATTATATCAAACGCAAGCACATGGTAACATGTAGTCATCGTTATTCATTAATCGTCTTACTTTGCTTGTCCATAAAAATTGGTGCTGCACCAAGAGATGCGACTGTGTCAACAAGGAAGAGGCAGTTATGTCTGTGGGAGACAACAGTGAGGAAGATGACAATGTGTTTGGGAATTGTATGAAACCGTTTCATACACAGTGCTTTAGGCGGATACATTTGGAGGCTCACTTCCTGCAGATGTCTCCAATGCCGTCTACAGGGTGACAGAGGCCCGCGGAAGACTCTCCATGTGTAAGGAAAAACAGGACAGGCTTGTGTTTTTCTACAGCctacagaaagacacacagtgGAGTTTAATGACATATGTGTTCTTGTTACTGACAGTACAGATCATTATGTTTCTCAGTCATGTATTTAACATAATAGTTCAGACATTTTTGGTGGTTTGTTAtagcttttgtaaaatatgaactGCCTACCTGTTCAATTTCCTTATTACTGAAATATCCTCCAGGTGCTTTTACCATTTTATGTACATTGGCACctaaagataaaaaacatttgagacaGACAGATTAATGGTATggtaatataaaacacaatcagTGTAAATGTAGTTGTGCTTAAAACCGTGCGTAAAGACGTACCCATTCTTTCTGCAATTTCTGCAACGCGCTCTCCCCAGATTCCGTTAATAGCAACGAGCACGCTCTCACCGGGCTCCACCGTATTGAACACCGCGCACTCCATGGCCGCGTGCCCGGAGCCGCTCATAGCTATAGTCATGTTGTTCTCTGTCTGAAAGATGTACTGGATCCCTCTCTTGATGTCATTCATGATCtgagaaatacaataaaaaaacactttatagCCTAGTTTTTCAGCTATTGTTACCATAGATATACTTGGCCTATGCGTAAATACGCACAAAATATTGATGTAAATGCAATGAGtagttaaaatgaataattggTGTATCACAAATGTTTAAGTTGAATTAAGTCCAGTAAAGCCCACACCTCAGTGGTGGAAAGaaatattcaaacaaaatgaattattcctcaaatttaaaaatactagACTGAAATTAGCCAAAAGactaaatgcacctgcgcctCCAAATTGTACGCCAGTTTTTGTAAACATGCTTACGTCCAGGTAATTATAATTGGATATAGTCTATAGGCTAATATAACTCAGTCTATTTGCGTTTAAAACAAAGCGTTTACCTCAAACATTTCTGGATGCATGTGACCAATTATCGGCCTGCCCTGTGCGGCTAAAATACGCGGAGGAACGTTTGAGGGTCCAGGTCCAAACAGGTAACGCAGTGGAGCTTCCAGCGGCCGGAGAATGCATGCCGGTggtggggtggtggtggtggcggagGAAATGGAGCGGTCCAGGCGCTGGAGCAGAGGCACGCTCCTCGCTGCCAGAAGACTGTCGACGGCCGCTGCCGCCTGCTGGGCGAGCAGCGCGCTCCGGCTAAACAAAGCCCGCTGCATCACGGCTCGTGTTCTGGTTCCCGAGTGGGATCAccactgacagacagagagactcaTTCTGACTGTAAGTTTTAggtgaacatttaaaacaaacaggtCTTTGACCTTTTGACCAGGGGCGGTGTGCCTTCCCCGTATAGCTTGTGACCTTTAgagttggcaaaaaaaaaaaaaaaaaatagtacacTAAGTGTTTTATATTGTAGATTTAAGGTTAACTTCtgcaaatgttttgcatttcatgGTTTTACAAGTTTGAAACTTTCAAAATTGGAAAATACTCAAACAGCTTCTGAACAGGTGGATGTCAAAGCCATTCCCCTGTTTGGAGGAGACTTtgtgaaaatatacaataatcATGATAAAGATCATGatataaaatgattttattattagtGTCCACGATTCAAGTGTCAGTGTTTGACTTTAAGAAAATTCGCGCCAACACAAAGGCTCATCAGTGCATGCATGTTATATTGTTAAAGTTTGGGTCCACCAGAAATGTTTATGATGACACTTGTGGAAAAGACAGGATGTCTACTTGGCAGCTTAGAACCGGTTCATATCGGTTTGTAGGCGGTTTGTTGATTTTGGATAGCATGTGGTTACAGCAGCAATGTATCTGTAAAGAGGAGTCTCCTCTCAGAGAGCCAATCTGCTCTCTCAGAGGCTGAGGGggggcacgcacgcacacacacacacacacacacacacatacatacatacatacatacatacatacatacatacatatacacatacatatacacatacacatacacacataccaaATTCCAAATGCCTCAAGCTCATTGTTTATTGTGTGAAAGCATCATATATGAACGTTTTAAGTGTTTATTGTAAAAGTACGCATTTATGGTAATTTCAGACTTGGTTTCTTGTGCGTTCTTGATATAGATGTTtttcaatgttaatgttattaaattTCAGTTGT
The window above is part of the Etheostoma cragini isolate CJK2018 chromosome 12, CSU_Ecrag_1.0, whole genome shotgun sequence genome. Proteins encoded here:
- the agxtb gene encoding alanine--glyoxylate and serine--pyruvate aminotransferase b, with the protein product MQRALFSRSALLAQQAAAAVDSLLAARSVPLLQRLDRSISSATTTTPPPACILRPLEAPLRYLFGPGPSNVPPRILAAQGRPIIGHMHPEMFEIMNDIKRGIQYIFQTENNMTIAMSGSGHAAMECAVFNTVEPGESVLVAINGIWGERVAEIAERMGANVHKMVKAPGGYFSNKEIEQAVEKHKPVLFFLTHGESSAGLCHPVDGIGDICRKHNCLFLVDTVASLGAAPIFMDKQNIDILYTGSQKALNAPPGTAPISFNDRACHKMFNRKTKPVSYLFDMTHLSNYWGCDGQPARVYHHTGPVSGFFALRESLAVLAEKGLEESWKKHKEVAAYLYRGLEDLGFKLFIPEQDLRLPSVTTIAIPDGYDWREMLAYIMKHHQMEMTGGLGPSIGMVMRIGLMGYNCEKINADMALHALEDALKNCKKSKA